A single window of Solanum dulcamara chromosome 5, daSolDulc1.2, whole genome shotgun sequence DNA harbors:
- the LOC129890817 gene encoding uncharacterized protein LOC129890817, which yields MTFSNKKFVLNYVLASAVAFSCNYVFTYLNRQPKPFCDSNFDFDDSLSDFCEPCPLNGVCQEGKLECAHGYRRLGNLCVEDSNINEAAKKLSMLVESLLCEEYAQYSCTGTGTIWVQGNQLWEKVNESEIMDEYGLNKAVYAHAMKRAMEALHKVLETRLNDHGIEELKCPAWLVLHYTPVSCRIQQWILEHALLLVPACALVLHSKSSLCKLIL from the exons ATgacgttcagcaataagaag ttTGTTTTGAATTATGTTTTAGCCTCCGCCGTCGCATTTTCCTGCAATTATGTTTTCACTTATCTCAATCGccaacccaaacctttctgcGATAGCAATTTCGATTTCGACGACTCCCTCTCTG ACTTCTGTGAGCCTTGTCCACTTAATGGAGTATGTCAAGAAGGCAAATTAGAGTGTGCTCATGGCTACCGGAGGCTTGGGAACTTATGTGTTGAAGATTCAAATATAAATGAAGCAGCTAAAAAGCTT TCGATGTTAGTAGAAAGTCTTCTTTGTGAAGAATATGCTCAATATTCATGCACGGGTACTGGCACAATTTGG GTTCAAGGTAACCAATTGTGGGAAAAAGTGAATgaatctgaaataatggatgaGTATGGCTTGAACAAGGCTGTTTATGCTCATGCCATGAAAAGAGCCATGGAGGCACTTCACAAGGTTTTAGAGACAAGACTGAATGATCATGG AATTGAAGAGTTGAAATGTCCAGCTTGGCTGGTCCTACATTATACACCAGTTTCCTGTCGCATCCAGCAGTGGATCCTTGAGCATGCTTTGTTGTTAGTTCCTGCTTGTGCATTGGTACTCCACAGTAAGAGCAGCCTTTGCAAGCTTATATTATAA